The proteins below come from a single Magallana gigas chromosome 10, xbMagGiga1.1, whole genome shotgun sequence genomic window:
- the LOC136272137 gene encoding uncharacterized protein encodes MSYVKSHTRIEIKGKRGSKVPILLTSTLKDLVTILLKARKALKIDSEFIFIKPRNSKPIRGSDCLRKCSVNCGAKCPKLLTSTKLRKHLATMCQVLELSESNQDILAKFMGHDIRIHREFYRLPDSTLELAKVAKVLHLINTGEIAKYKNKDFDEIEFDNAAEVDIQEDDEYKSDDDDDDDDDDVEMEDEELDEDVYEFSDPCISLKKRKGTQKKGTSSNGGRHHWLSSEKNAIERQFSEYFKSGQTPGRLACLNAIAKEPILSKHDWSKIKHAVRNMITSQKRKQYKT; translated from the exons ATGAGCTATGTAAAGAGCCACACAAGAATTGAAATCAAGGGAAAAAGAGGATCAAAAGTACCAATTCTTCTCACAAGCACTTTGAAAGATTTAGTGACAATTCTACTGAAAGCTAGAAAGGCTTTGAAAATAGACTCTGagttcattttcattaaacCTAGAAATTCAAAACCGATTAGAGGATCAGACTGTTTAAGAAAATGTTCAGTAAACTGTGGTGCTAAATGTCCCAAGCTCTTGACTTCCACCAAATTGAGAAAACACCTGGCAACAATGTGTCAGGTGTTGGAACTCAGCGAATCCAACCAAGATATTCTTGCAAAATTCATGGGACACGACATAAGAATCCATAGAGAATTTTATCGTTTACCAGACTCTACACTTGAGTTGGCCAAAGTTGCCAAAGTTCTACACTTAATCAACACTGGTGAGATTGCCAAGTACAAAAACAAGGATTTCGATGAGATCGAGTTTGATAATGCAG ctGAAGTTGATATCCAAGAAGATGACGAGTACAAgtctgatgatgatgatgatgatgatgatgatgatgttgaaATGGAGGATGAAGAGTTGGATGAAGATGTTTATGAATTCTCTGACCCttgtatatcattaaaaaagagaaaaggcACTCAAAAGAAAG GTACTAGCAGCAATGGAGGACGGCATCATTGGTTAAGTAGTGAGAAGAATGCCATTGAGCGCCAGTTTTCTGAATATTTCAAATCTGGACAAACACCTGGTCGATTAGCCTGTTTAAATGCAATTGCCAAAGAACCAATACTTTCAAAACATGACTGGTCCAAGATAAAGCATGCTGTTAGAAATATGATAACATCACAAAAAAGGAAACAATACAAGACTTGA